CGTACCAGGACGCGACGTGCCGGGTGTGGCTCGAGCGTGGGCACGCCGACACGTGCCTGGGCAAGACGCTCGTCGACCTCGCCCGTGTGCCGGAGGACCTGGCGGCGTACGAGCGCGGCGACTTCCCGGTGCCCGCCTGGAACCACGACCCCGCGGTGCACGAGTCGCACCGGTCGAAGCTCGTGCAGAAGGCTCCGGAGCACTACCGCCCGCTGTTCCCCGACGTGCCGGACGACCTGGAGTACGTCTGGCCGGGGACGACGCCGCCCCCGTCCGCGGACTGACAGGGGGTGCGGCGCCGGTCAGGGTCCGGCGCCGCGTCCACGGCGGGGGCGGCGCTGCAGGGTCCGACGACAGGGGGACGTCGTGCCCTGCTCCGGACGCGGTCAGGGGTCCTGCGTCCGGGGTTCGGGTGGTTCAGTGCTGTTCGGCATCCCCCTGGTCAGGGGTGGTGACGGCCGGCGTCAGCGCCGTGAGCGTGGCCGCGGCGTACCGGTCGGCCTCCCGCGGGACGGGCATCGACCGTCGGACCGCCGCGGGGCGGACCATCGGGAGCAGCGCGCTGCCGAGGGTCGCGAGCGCACCGACGGACGCGATCACGCCGAGCGGTGCGGTCCCGAGGTCGTGCTGCGCGGCGATGGCGAGCGCGACGACGGTGGCCGGAGCCGGGAGGAGCTGGACCACTCGGAAGCGGTCCTCCTGCCGGAGGCGGGTCGTGATCGCGTTGGCCATGCCCCCATCGTGGCGGACCACGCCGGTCCGCAGAAGGGGGGACATCACCCCATTCATGGAGTAGAACGTCTAGTTCACTCCGAGTCGCCGCACGGTCGACACCGCATCGGCCACCGCCCGGACCACCGCGGCCGCATCGTCCTCGGTCAGGGACGCGTCGAAGGTCAGGCGGAGCGCGGTCCTCGCGACGTCCTCGGACAGCCCGGTCGCGGTGAGGACGTGCGAGGCCTCGGTGCTGCCGGCCGCGCAGGCGCTGCCCGACGAGGACACCACGTCGTGCTGCTCGAGCTCGAGCAGCACGGTCTCCCCGTTGACGGGCTCCCCCGGGAAGCAGAACGACGCGTGCCCCGGCAGGCGCGAGCGCCGCGATCCCGTGACGACCGCGCCGGGGACCGCCGCGGTCACCCCGTCGAGCACGGCGTCCCGGGTCACCGCCGCCATCGCCGCCGCGTCCGCCCGCTCCCCCGCCGCGAGGGCGAGCGCGGTCGCCACCGCCACCGCTCCGGCGACGTCCTCGGTGCCGGACCGTCGTCCGCGTTCCTGCCCACCGCCGTGCAGGAGCGGCTCGAGCGGGACCCCGGCGCGGAGCACGAGGACGCCGGTGCCCTTCGGTGCGCCGAGCTTGTGACCAGAGAGCGAGAGCGCGTCCACGCCGAGCACGTCGAGCCCGACCGCCAGCCACGGCGCGCTCTGCACGGCGTCGGTGTGGAACCGCGCTCCGACGGCGTGTGCGGCCGCGGCGAGCGCCGGCACGTCCTGCACCGTCCCGATCTCGTTGTCGGCGTGCGCGATCGAGACGAGCGTGGTGTCCGGCCGGAGGGCCGCGGTGAGCGCCTCGACCGTGACGACCCCGTCCGCGTCCACCGGCACGAGCGTGACCGTGAAGCCGTGGTACCGCTCGAGGTACCGGCAGCTCTCGAGCACCGCCTCGTGCTCGATCGCGCTCGTGACGACGTGCCGACCGCGGGGTGCGGCGAGGGCGATGCCCTTGACCGCGGTGTTCGCGCCCTCGGTGCCGCCCGTGGTGAAGACGACCTCGCCCGGACGGCAGCCGAGCACCCGCGCCACCGTCGCCCGGGCGTCGGCGAGCCCGCGCGCCGCCGCGTCCCCGACGCCGTGCGTGGAGGACGGGTTGCCGAACACCCCGGTCAGGTAGGGCCACATCGCCTCGAGCACCTCGCGGCGGACCGGGGTCGTCGCGGCGCGGTCCAGGTAGAACACGTCAGCCGCGACCCGGGGCGGCGGGCGACACGGACGGCGACGGAACACCGACGGCGCCGTCGGACACCGCGATGTCGAGGCCCAGGTCGAGCGCCCTCGCCGAGTGCGTCAGCGCCCCGACCGACACGACGTCGACCCCGGTCGCCGCGATCGCCGCGACGGTCTCGAGCGACACCCCGCCGGAGGCCTCGACCACCGCGCGCCCGGCCACGGCCGCGACGCCGGCGACGAGCTGCTCCGGGGTGAAGTTGTCGAGCATGATCGTGTCCACGCCGGCGGCGACGACGGGCTCCACCTGGTCGAGCCGGTCCACCTCGACCTCGACGTGCACGGTGTGCCCGAGCCGCTCGCGGGCCGCGGTGATCGCGTCGCCGATCGGCACCCCGCGTGCCGCGAGGACGGCGAGGTGGTTGTCCTTCGCGAGCACCGCGTCGGACAGCGAGGTCCGGTGGTTGTGCCCGCCGCCGCAGCGCACGGCGTAGCGCTCGAGCGCCCGGAGGCCCGGGGTGGTCTTCCGGGTGTCGGCGATGCGGGCGCGCGTGCCCTCGACCGCGGCGACGTACCGGGCGGTGACGGTGGCGATGCCGGACATCCGCTGCGCCAGGTTGAGGGCGACGCGCTCGGCACGGAGCACCGAGCGTGCCGACCCGTGCACGGTCGCGAGCACGTCACCGGCCGCGAACCGAGCACCGTCCCGCACGTGCAGGACGGTCTCGACGGACGGGTCGACCGCGACCATGACGGCGGCGAAGACGGTCCCGCCGGCGAACACGCCGGACTCGCGCGCCGCCAGGATCGCCGTGGCGGTCGCGTCGGCGGGGATGAGCGCCTCGCTGGTCACGTCGCCCCAGGGCGCGTCCTCCTCGAGCGCCGTCTCGATCACGCGTCGCAGCGCGTGCGGCGGGATGGTGCCGGGATCGACGGGGACGGTGGTGGTCATGCGGGGACTCCCTGCTGGACGGGCGTGGTGACGGTGACGGGGGTCCGGACCCACGCGGTGCTGGCCGGCGCGGTCGGGTCGGTGTCGGGGTGGTCGGTCCGGGCGTGCGCGCCGCGGGACTCGCGCCGCGCCTCGGCGGCGCGGGCCGTGATGCGCGCCAGGTCGAGCAGCGCGCGGTCCTCGGCGGCCCGCACCCCGGTCGGGGCCGGGTCCGGCAGGGCGTCGAGCGTCCGCCGCGCCGCGGCGAGCCCGGCGGCGTCGCGCAGCAGCCCGACCCGCTCGGTCATCTCGGTCTGGACCACCCGGCGGACGTCGGTGACGTCGCGGGGGTGGGTCGCGCCTCCAGGCCGGTCACCGTGCACCGGACGGGAGGCGCGGTGTGCGCCCGCCACGTCGGTCCCGTCGTGCCCATCGGTCACCACGGGCGGGACGGTCACGACGGGCAGGTCGGCGTCGCCGCGGAGCCGGAGGTGCGCGGGGCGCGGCACGGCGACCGCGTCGGCGGCGCGGACCCCGAAGACGAGTCCCTCGAGCAGGGAGTTCGACGCGAGCCGGTTCGCACCGTGCACCCCTGTGCAGGCGGTCTCGCCGACGGCGAGGAGGCCGGGCAGGCTCGTGCGCCCCTCGGCGTCCGTGACCACACCGCCCATCGCGTAGTGCGCGGCGGGCGCGACCGGGACGCCCTCGCGGGTCCAGTCGAACCCGGCGGCCCGTGTCGCGCGGGTCAGGCCGGGGAAACGGCGGACGAGGTGGTCGGGGTCGAGGCCCGTCGCGTCGAGGAGGACGGGCGCACCACCCTGCTCGCGGACCGCGGCCGCGATGCCGCGGGCGACGACGTCCCGCGGGGCGAGCTCGGCGTCCGGGTGCACGGCGGTCATGAAGCGGCGACCGGCCGCGTCCCGCAGGACGGCACCCTCGCCGCGGACGGCCTCGGAGACCAGACCACCGTCCGGCACGGCGAGGCGGGTCGGGTGGAACTGGACGAACTCCAGGTCCGCGACCACCGCGCCGGCACGCCACGCCGCGGCGACCCCGTCGCCCGTCGCGACGAGCGGGTTCGTGGTCTCCCGGTACAGGTGCCCGGCCCCGCCGGCGGCGAGCACGACGGCGTCGGCGTCGATCCGGCGGGGCTCGCCGAGCAGGTCGAGGACGTCGACCCCGACCACGGCGCCGGCCCGCAGCACGAGGCCGGTCAGGCAGGTGCGCTCGAGGATCGTGACGTGGCACCGGTGCAGCGCGTCGACCAGGGTCCGCTCGACGGCGGCTCCCGTCGCGTCGCCGTCCGCGTGCAGGACGCGCCAGCGACCATGGGCGGCCTCGCGCCCGCGGGCGAGGTCGTCGCCGTACCGGTCGAGGCTGGCGGGGTCGGTGGTCCGGTCGAACGGCACCCCGAGCGCGAGCAGGTCGCGGACCCGGGCGGGGCCGTCGGCGCAGAGCACCGCGACGGCGTGCTCGTCGGCGCTGCCGGCGGCCGCGGCCCGGGTGTCCTGCTCGTGCAGGGCGACACGGTCGTCGGCGCCGAGCGCGACGGCGATGCCGCCCTGGGCGTACGCGGTGGCGCCGTCGCGCAGCGCACCCTTCGTCACGAGGGTGACGTCGTGGCGGGCGCTCGCGCGGACGGCGGCGGTGAGTCCGGCGATCCCGGATCCGACGATGACGACGTGCACGGTGCGGTGCCGTCCGTCAGCCGCGCGGCTTCGCGGCGAGCATGCGCTCGAGGGCGACCCGGGCGTCGGCCTGGACGTCGGCGGGGACGACGATCTCGTTCAGGACCTCACCGCGGACGAGCGCCTCGAGGACCCACGCGAGGTAGCCCGGGTGGATGCGGTACATCGTCGAGCAGGGGCACACGACGGGGTCCAGGCAGAAGATCGTGTGCTGCGGGAACTCGGCGGCGAGCCGGTTCACCATGTTGATCTCGGTGCCGATCGCGAACGTCGTCGGTTCGGTCGCCACGGCGACGGTCCGGCGGATCAGGTCGGTGCTGCCGGCGGCGTCGGCGGCGTCCACGACGGCCATCGGGCACTCCGGGTGGACGATGACCTGCACGCCCGGGTGGTCCCGCCGTGCCTGCTCGATCTGGTCGACCGTGAAGCGACGGTGCACCGAGCAGAACCCGTGCCAGAGGACCACCTGCGCGTCCTGCAGCTCCTGGGCGGTGTTGCCGCCGAGGGGCTTGCGCGGGTTCCACATCGGCATGCGGTCGGTGCTGACGCCCATGGCCTTCGCGGTGTTGCGCCCGAGGTGCTGGTCCGGGAAGAAGAGCACGCGCTGCCCGCGCTCGAACGCCCACTCGAGCACCGTCGCCGCGTTCGAGCTCGTGCAGACGATGCCGCCGTGCCGGCCGCAGAACGCCTTGAGGTCGGCGGCGGAGTTCATGTACGTCACGGGGACGACCGGGACGCGGCCGTCGGCGTCCGGTTCCGTGCCGTAGACCTGCTCGAGCTCGGCCCAGGCCTGCTCGACGCTGTCGATGTCGGCCATGTCGGCCATCGAGCACCCGGCGGCGAGGTTCGGCAGGATCACGCGCTGGTCGTCCCGCGCCAGGATGTCCGCCGTCTCCGCCATGAAGTGCACACCGCAGAAGACGATCGCCTCGGCGTCGGGCTTGGTCAGGGCGGCGTTCGCGAGCTGGAACGAGTCGCCGAGGAAGTCGGCGTGCCGGACGACCTCGTCGCGCTGGTAGAAGTGCCCGAGCACCACGACGCGGTCCCCCAGGGTCGCCTTCGCGCGCTCGATGCGGGCGTGCAGCTCATCGTCGCTGGCGGTCTTGTACTCCTCCGGGATCTGCCCCTGCCGCGGAGCACCCGTCGGGATGACGTCGGACATCGAGGAGCCCGGGCCGTAGCCGGGGCGCGCGTCGAAGTCCCACGTGGGCGCCGCGAGGTCGGGCGTGCACGTGCTGCCGTCGGCCCGGCCGTTGGAGATGAGCTCGATGGTGGTCGCGATGGACACGGTGCTTCCTTCGGTTCGGGGTGGCTAGTGGGTCGCGGCGGTGACGGTCGTCGCGGCGGTCGTCGGCGTGAGGGGGCCGTTGTCGGCGTACGCGAGGTCGGGGTTCGAACGGTAGAGCCTGGCCGGACGGTGCCGCCCGCCGCTCGTCGTCTCGTCGGTGGGAAGCACCGCGTCGCCCTGCGCCACCTGGCGTCGGAAGTTCGCGGGGTCGAGCGCCCGCCCGAGCACGGCCTCGTACACACCGCGGAGCTCGGTCAGGGTGAAGCGGTCGCCGAGGAACGCCTGGGCGATCCGCGAGTACGACACCTTGGTGCGCAGGCGCCAGAGGGCGTACTCGACGATGCGGTCGTGGTCGAACGCGAGCGGCGGGTGCTCGTCGGCGAGGAACCACCGCACGTTCCAGTCGTCCGGCACCGAGCTCGCCTCGTCCGGGTGCACGAGGGCCCAGTACACGATCGACACGACCCGACTCGGGGAGCGGTCGACG
The Curtobacterium citreum genome window above contains:
- the nadC gene encoding carboxylating nicotinate-nucleotide diphosphorylase codes for the protein MTTTVPVDPGTIPPHALRRVIETALEEDAPWGDVTSEALIPADATATAILAARESGVFAGGTVFAAVMVAVDPSVETVLHVRDGARFAAGDVLATVHGSARSVLRAERVALNLAQRMSGIATVTARYVAAVEGTRARIADTRKTTPGLRALERYAVRCGGGHNHRTSLSDAVLAKDNHLAVLAARGVPIGDAITAARERLGHTVHVEVEVDRLDQVEPVVAAGVDTIMLDNFTPEQLVAGVAAVAGRAVVEASGGVSLETVAAIAATGVDVVSVGALTHSARALDLGLDIAVSDGAVGVPSPSVSPAAPGRG
- a CDS encoding NUDIX hydrolase, which gives rise to MTLSPEPAPTAIRVAVSTVIVALRPHPDTGAPALWMPLVRRVAEPHEGSWALPGGWVGPDEGLEDSAAARLRETTNVQPRYLEQLYAFGDVDRSPSRVVSIVYWALVHPDEASSVPDDWNVRWFLADEHPPLAFDHDRIVEYALWRLRTKVSYSRIAQAFLGDRFTLTELRGVYEAVLGRALDPANFRRQVAQGDAVLPTDETTSGGRHRPARLYRSNPDLAYADNGPLTPTTAATTVTAATH
- a CDS encoding L-aspartate oxidase — encoded protein: MHVVIVGSGIAGLTAAVRASARHDVTLVTKGALRDGATAYAQGGIAVALGADDRVALHEQDTRAAAAGSADEHAVAVLCADGPARVRDLLALGVPFDRTTDPASLDRYGDDLARGREAAHGRWRVLHADGDATGAAVERTLVDALHRCHVTILERTCLTGLVLRAGAVVGVDVLDLLGEPRRIDADAVVLAAGGAGHLYRETTNPLVATGDGVAAAWRAGAVVADLEFVQFHPTRLAVPDGGLVSEAVRGEGAVLRDAAGRRFMTAVHPDAELAPRDVVARGIAAAVREQGGAPVLLDATGLDPDHLVRRFPGLTRATRAAGFDWTREGVPVAPAAHYAMGGVVTDAEGRTSLPGLLAVGETACTGVHGANRLASNSLLEGLVFGVRAADAVAVPRPAHLRLRGDADLPVVTVPPVVTDGHDGTDVAGAHRASRPVHGDRPGGATHPRDVTDVRRVVQTEMTERVGLLRDAAGLAAARRTLDALPDPAPTGVRAAEDRALLDLARITARAAEARRESRGAHARTDHPDTDPTAPASTAWVRTPVTVTTPVQQGVPA
- a CDS encoding cysteine desulfurase family protein — its product is MFYLDRAATTPVRREVLEAMWPYLTGVFGNPSSTHGVGDAAARGLADARATVARVLGCRPGEVVFTTGGTEGANTAVKGIALAAPRGRHVVTSAIEHEAVLESCRYLERYHGFTVTLVPVDADGVVTVEALTAALRPDTTLVSIAHADNEIGTVQDVPALAAAAHAVGARFHTDAVQSAPWLAVGLDVLGVDALSLSGHKLGAPKGTGVLVLRAGVPLEPLLHGGGQERGRRSGTEDVAGAVAVATALALAAGERADAAAMAAVTRDAVLDGVTAAVPGAVVTGSRRSRLPGHASFCFPGEPVNGETVLLELEQHDVVSSSGSACAAGSTEASHVLTATGLSEDVARTALRLTFDASLTEDDAAAVVRAVADAVSTVRRLGVN
- a CDS encoding MSMEG_6728 family protein; protein product: MQTFLPYADFRASAEVLDDKRLGKQRVETLQVMRALTLPDYGWQHHPVVAMWRGYRPALMAYQDATCRVWLERGHADTCLGKTLVDLARVPEDLAAYERGDFPVPAWNHDPAVHESHRSKLVQKAPEHYRPLFPDVPDDLEYVWPGTTPPPSAD
- the nadA gene encoding quinolinate synthase NadA, which translates into the protein MSIATTIELISNGRADGSTCTPDLAAPTWDFDARPGYGPGSSMSDVIPTGAPRQGQIPEEYKTASDDELHARIERAKATLGDRVVVLGHFYQRDEVVRHADFLGDSFQLANAALTKPDAEAIVFCGVHFMAETADILARDDQRVILPNLAAGCSMADMADIDSVEQAWAELEQVYGTEPDADGRVPVVPVTYMNSAADLKAFCGRHGGIVCTSSNAATVLEWAFERGQRVLFFPDQHLGRNTAKAMGVSTDRMPMWNPRKPLGGNTAQELQDAQVVLWHGFCSVHRRFTVDQIEQARRDHPGVQVIVHPECPMAVVDAADAAGSTDLIRRTVAVATEPTTFAIGTEINMVNRLAAEFPQHTIFCLDPVVCPCSTMYRIHPGYLAWVLEALVRGEVLNEIVVPADVQADARVALERMLAAKPRG